In one Solanum dulcamara chromosome 1, daSolDulc1.2, whole genome shotgun sequence genomic region, the following are encoded:
- the LOC129886817 gene encoding transcription factor HEC3-like → MDINYIKLTTSTWEPNMSNMDDHIFRDHHQQQQQQPCLSSIPNDHVFHDHHHQQQRQFHFEHSPIWPSFPLQNPQHHHLPSSSRQLQQQKQQQEEEVPFDHGLNNHVQTLIEDHNDQETDDQDEDEEEEEELGAMKEMMFKIASMQPVDIDPATIRKPKRRNVRISNDPQSVAARLRRERISEKIRILQRLVPGGTKMDTASMLDEAIRYVKFLKRQIRQLQSSNHHLPPAQIPVPPCPNNENNWANIVTPTKPLILGSSITTTTTMPNNVTTFVGNTSSDPTYEVIGN, encoded by the coding sequence ATGGATATCAATTACATTAAGCTCACTACATCCACTTGGGAACCAAACATGTCCAATATGGACGACCATATCTTCCGCgatcatcatcaacaacaacaacaacaaccatgcTTGTCCAGTATACCAAATGACCATGTCTTCCACGAccatcatcatcaacaacaacgACAATTTCATTTTGAACATAGCCCTATTTGGCCTAGTTTTCCTCTTCAAAACCCTCAACACCATCACCTTCCCTCTTCCTCAAGACAATTGCAACAACAAAAgcaacaacaagaagaagaagttcCTTTTGATCATGGTTTAAACAACCATGTTCAAACCCTAATTGAGGATCATAATGATCAAGAAACCGATGATCAAGACGAAGacgaagaagaggaagaggagctAGGAGCTATGAAGGAAATGATGTTCAAAATTGCATCTATGCAACCAGTAGATATTGATCCAGCCACCATTCGAAAACCTAAAAGGCGAAACGTCCGAATTAGCAACGATCCACAAAGCGTTGCAGCTAGGCTCCGCCGTGAGAGAATAAGCGAAAAAATTAGGATCTTGCAAAGATTAGTCCCCGGTGGAACCAAAATGGACACTGCTTCCATGTTAGACGAAGCGATTCGCTATGTTAAGTTCTTGAAAAGGCAAATTCGTCAATTACAATCATCAAATCATCACCTCCCACCAGCACAAATACCAGTACCGCCATGTcctaataatgaaaataattggGCAAATATTGTCACACCAACAAAACCTCTAATTCTTGGCTCCTCTatcactactactactaccatGCCCAATAATGTTACAACTTTTGTTGGTAACACTTCATCGGATCCTACTTATGAGGTAATTGGTAATTGA